In one window of Bombus fervidus isolate BK054 chromosome 4, iyBomFerv1, whole genome shotgun sequence DNA:
- the Asap gene encoding arfGAP domain of ASAP isoform X10, with the protein MPRSSVVRDENFNAMTFFATRVLKRCTVDFRFPVAGSMLRVLTLKDGRGMPTLDFDRDGLTKLKKAIKAIHNSGNAHVDNEVYLGRALERLGDAALKEQEPDIGAAFLKFAVVTKELSALMKTLMQNINNIVMFPLDSVLKGDLRGVKGDLKRPFEKAWKDYEAKYAKIEKEKKQHAKEAGLIRTEVTPAEIADEMEKERRLFQLQMCEYLIKVNEIKTKKGIELLQHLVEYYHAQTNYFQDGLKTIEHFGSYVADLSVKLQKIRQTQDEERRRLTELRNLLRSSGCDKELNVNANAGYSLHQLQGDKQHGVTRSGHLLKKSEGKMRRVWQKRRCAVQAEGYLDICHADENKPPTRVNLLTCQIKLVPDDKRGFDLISYNRTYHFQAEDEADQRAWMSVLVNCKERALLRAFDASGKAEAGTGNPSLVELQQAVIRCVMRLPGNDQCCDCSSQNDATWLSTNFGIIVCIECSGIHRDLGVHISRIQSLTLDNVGTAQLLLARHMTNQAFNEVMEATLHHNHKPTPTSTMEERYEFIRAKYVDKRYVMNTCADERDLLSDLEHAVNNRDLQQLVQVYAENVDLAAPLPTSDLGETALHLAILREMGNSLHIIDFLVQNMSTGGIDRTTIDGETALHLCARHDRAEAMKLLLRAGADPTHRNKQDKTPLDIAQEMGHHTCKELLSHALQRQKTLFDNVNIDWNLSHDEGSTDFSDDETIIEDRNGCLTPEKKSRSRPPSYVGGGGSGGGTGSGDSPVTLRSRSSTCDSLQSGSSPSSSTNRQQMPPPPPPQSRKPVVVPAPMAPDISVNIHGSLKKRVAPPPPPAGSTGGIPSSHYGTLPPSASLAASTHSRTTSEPILAGHSLHTLPHALNTLNNQHHKRSPSGDSTTGHGAFENSRKLLYELPSSSGTDKVNSSTLQRPRNPPPPAPSGISSSRLSNGRSSESLSSMCSDHSLGNPIPPPRKV; encoded by the exons ACGCTGGACTTCGACAGAGATGGTCTGACGAAGCTGAAGAAAGCGATCAAAGCTATCCACAACTCTGGAAATG CTCACGTCGATAACGAGGTGTATCTTGGAAGGGCACTGGAAAGGCTCGGGGATGCAGCCTTGAAAGAACAGGAACCGGATATCGGTGCTGCTTTCTTGAAGTTCGCCGTCGTCACGAAGGAATTGAGCGCTCTCATGAAAACTCTG ATGCAGAACATCAACAACATCGTGATGTTTCCCCTGGACTCGGTGCTGAAGGGTGATCTGCGAGGCGTGAAAGGCGACTTGAAAAGGCCGTTCGAAAAGGCGTGGAAAGATTACGAGGCTAAATACGCGAAAAtcgagaaggaaaagaagcaGCACGCGAAAGAGGCTGGCCTCATTCGAACGGAAGTGACGCCGGCCGAGATCGCCGACGAgatggagaaagagagaagattGTTTCAATTGCAAATGTGCGAG TATCTTATAAAAGTGAACGAGATcaaaacgaagaaaggaatTGAACTGCTTCAGCATCTAGTCGAATATTATCATGCACAAACCAA TTACTTTCAAGACGGCCTAAAAACCATCGAACACTTTGGCTCGTACGTGGCGGACCTGAGTGTGAAATTGCAAAAGATCAGGCAGACGCAAGACGAGGAGAGAAGGCGGCTAACAGAACTGAGGAATCTGCTTAGAAGCTCAGGTTGCGACAAAGAG TTGAACGTAAACGCGAATGCAGGATATTCGCTTCACCAGCTGCAAGGAGATAAGCAACACGGCGTTACCAGGTCCGGTCATCTTCTGAAGAAAAGCGAAGGAAAAATGAGGAGAGTTTGGCAAAAGAGACGTTGCGCGGTTCAAGCCGAAGGCTATCTAGATATCTGTCACGCGGACGAGAATAAACCACCAACGAGAGTGAATTTATTAACCTGTCAAATCAAGCTAGTACCGGATGACAAACGGGGTTTCGATCTCATTAGTT ACAATAGGACGTATCATTTTCAAGCGGAAGACGAAGCAGACCAGAGAGCGTGGATGTCGGTTTTGGTAAACTGCAAGGAACGTGCCCTGCTTCGAGCGTTCGACGCCAGTGGCAAAGCAGAGGCTGGCACAGGAAATCCAAGTTTAGTCGAACTTCAACAGGCTGTAATACGATGTGTTATGAGGTTACCTGGAAACGATCAATGTTGCGACTGTTCGTCGCAAAAtg ATGCTACATGGCTCTCTACGAATTTTGGCATAATCGTATGCATAGAGTGTAGTGGAATTCACCGGGACTTAGGAGTGCACATATCCAGAATACAGTCCTTAACGTTAGACAATGTTGGCACTGCTCAGTTACTTCTTGCACGGCACATGACCAATCAGGCGTTTAACGAAGTGATGGAAGCTACATTGCATCATAATCACAAGCCAACGCCAACTTCAACGAT GGAGGaaagatatgaatttataaGAGCCAAGTACGTGGATAAGAGATACGTGATGAACACTTGCGCTGATGAACGAGATCTCCTTTCTGATTTGGAACACGCCGTTAATAATCGCGATCTGCAACAGCTTGTACAAGTCTATGCTGAAAATGTGGACTTAGCAGCACCCTTGCCTACCTCG GATCTGGGCGAGACGGCTTTACATTTAGCGATTCTACGCGAAATGGGAAACAGTTTGCACATTATAGATTTCCTAGTGCAGAATATGTCGACGGGTGGTATAGATAGGACTACGATCGACGGAGAAACAGCGTTACATCTTTGTGCACGACACGACAGAGCAGAGGCAATGAAGCTGTTACTACGGGCAGGCGCTGATCCAACACACCGAAATAAACAGGATAAAACTCCGCTTGATATTGCTCAGGAAATGGGACACCACACGTGTAAAGAACTG TTGAGTCATGCTCTACAAAGACAGAAAACATTGTTTGATAATGTTAACATCGATTGGAATCTTTCACACGACGAAGGATCTACTGATTTTTCTGACGATGAAACGATAATAGAAGACAGG AATGGTTGTTTAACACCTGAAAAGAAGTCTCGCAGTAGGCCGCCTTCTTATGTAGGCGGTGGTGGTAGTGGTGGTGGTACCGGATCGGGAGATTCACCAGTGACTTTACGTAGTCGAAGTAGCACTTGCGACAGCCTGCAAAGCGGTTCTTCCCCAAGTTCCTCCACAAACAGACAACAAATGcctccaccaccaccacctcaGTCGAGGAAACCCGTTGTTG TACCTGCTCCCATGGCTCCAGATATTTCGGTCAATATTCATGGATCACTGAAGAAGCGTGTAGCGCCGCCACCACCACCGGCCGGAAGTACAGGTGGTATACCTTCCTCTCATTACGGTACACTACCTCCGTCCGCGTCTTTAGCAGCGTCAACGCATAGCCGTACAACGAGCGAACCGATCTTAGCTGGGCATTCTTTACATACTCTACCACATGCGTTAAATACATTAAACAATCAGCATCATAAAAGATCGCCCAGTGGAGATTCTACAACGGGACACGGTGCGTTTGAAAATTCACGCAAACTCCTCTACGAACTGCCGTCTAGTTCGG GTACGGACAAAGTAAACAGTTCGACGCTTCAGAGGCCGAGGAATCCTCCACCTCCAGCCCCATCCGGTATCAGTTCGTCGAGATTAAGCAATGGACGTAGCAGCGAATCGTTAAGCTCTATGTGTTCGGATCATAGTTTGGGTAATCCCATTCCGCCTCCACGCAAG gtatga
- the Asap gene encoding arfGAP domain of ASAP isoform X9, with amino-acid sequence MPRSSVVRDENFNAMTFFATRVLKRCTVDFRFPVAGSMLRVLTLKDGRGMPTLDFDRDGLTKLKKAIKAIHNSGNAHVDNEVYLGRALERLGDAALKEQEPDIGAAFLKFAVVTKELSALMKTLMQNINNIVMFPLDSVLKGDLRGVKGDLKRPFEKAWKDYEAKYAKIEKEKKQHAKEAGLIRTEVTPAEIADEMEKERRLFQLQMCEYLIKVNEIKTKKGIELLQHLVEYYHAQTNYFQDGLKTIEHFGSYVADLSVKLQKIRQTQDEERRRLTELRNLLRSSGCDKELNVNANAGYSLHQLQGDKQHGVTRSGHLLKKSEGKMRRVWQKRRCAVQAEGYLDICHADENKPPTRVNLLTCQIKLVPDDKRGFDLISYNRTYHFQAEDEADQRAWMSVLVNCKERALLRAFDASGKAEAGTGNPSLVELQQAVIRCVMRLPGNDQCCDCSSQNDATWLSTNFGIIVCIECSGIHRDLGVHISRIQSLTLDNVGTAQLLLARHMTNQAFNEVMEATLHHNHKPTPTSTMEERYEFIRAKYVDKRYVMNTCADERDLLSDLEHAVNNRDLQQLVQVYAENVDLAAPLPTSDLGETALHLAILREMGNSLHIIDFLVQNMSTGGIDRTTIDGETALHLCARHDRAEAMKLLLRAGADPTHRNKQDKTPLDIAQEMGHHTCKELLSHALQRQKTLFDNVNIDWNLSHDEGSTDFSDDETIIEDRNGCLTPEKKSRSRPPSYVGGGGSGGGTGSGDSPVTLRSRSSTCDSLQSGSSPSSSTNRQQMPPPPPPQSRKPVVVPAPMAPDISVNIHGSLKKRVAPPPPPAGSTGTDKVNSSTLQRPRNPPPPAPSGISSSRLSNGRSSESLSSMCSDHSLGNPIPPPRKRRDRARLESYAEEPSSLLPNLNMPTSSTLSGLRRCRALYDCEADNEDELSFREGEVIIVTNEQTDDDNWMEGALERAPERRGMFPISFVHMLQD; translated from the exons ACGCTGGACTTCGACAGAGATGGTCTGACGAAGCTGAAGAAAGCGATCAAAGCTATCCACAACTCTGGAAATG CTCACGTCGATAACGAGGTGTATCTTGGAAGGGCACTGGAAAGGCTCGGGGATGCAGCCTTGAAAGAACAGGAACCGGATATCGGTGCTGCTTTCTTGAAGTTCGCCGTCGTCACGAAGGAATTGAGCGCTCTCATGAAAACTCTG ATGCAGAACATCAACAACATCGTGATGTTTCCCCTGGACTCGGTGCTGAAGGGTGATCTGCGAGGCGTGAAAGGCGACTTGAAAAGGCCGTTCGAAAAGGCGTGGAAAGATTACGAGGCTAAATACGCGAAAAtcgagaaggaaaagaagcaGCACGCGAAAGAGGCTGGCCTCATTCGAACGGAAGTGACGCCGGCCGAGATCGCCGACGAgatggagaaagagagaagattGTTTCAATTGCAAATGTGCGAG TATCTTATAAAAGTGAACGAGATcaaaacgaagaaaggaatTGAACTGCTTCAGCATCTAGTCGAATATTATCATGCACAAACCAA TTACTTTCAAGACGGCCTAAAAACCATCGAACACTTTGGCTCGTACGTGGCGGACCTGAGTGTGAAATTGCAAAAGATCAGGCAGACGCAAGACGAGGAGAGAAGGCGGCTAACAGAACTGAGGAATCTGCTTAGAAGCTCAGGTTGCGACAAAGAG TTGAACGTAAACGCGAATGCAGGATATTCGCTTCACCAGCTGCAAGGAGATAAGCAACACGGCGTTACCAGGTCCGGTCATCTTCTGAAGAAAAGCGAAGGAAAAATGAGGAGAGTTTGGCAAAAGAGACGTTGCGCGGTTCAAGCCGAAGGCTATCTAGATATCTGTCACGCGGACGAGAATAAACCACCAACGAGAGTGAATTTATTAACCTGTCAAATCAAGCTAGTACCGGATGACAAACGGGGTTTCGATCTCATTAGTT ACAATAGGACGTATCATTTTCAAGCGGAAGACGAAGCAGACCAGAGAGCGTGGATGTCGGTTTTGGTAAACTGCAAGGAACGTGCCCTGCTTCGAGCGTTCGACGCCAGTGGCAAAGCAGAGGCTGGCACAGGAAATCCAAGTTTAGTCGAACTTCAACAGGCTGTAATACGATGTGTTATGAGGTTACCTGGAAACGATCAATGTTGCGACTGTTCGTCGCAAAAtg ATGCTACATGGCTCTCTACGAATTTTGGCATAATCGTATGCATAGAGTGTAGTGGAATTCACCGGGACTTAGGAGTGCACATATCCAGAATACAGTCCTTAACGTTAGACAATGTTGGCACTGCTCAGTTACTTCTTGCACGGCACATGACCAATCAGGCGTTTAACGAAGTGATGGAAGCTACATTGCATCATAATCACAAGCCAACGCCAACTTCAACGAT GGAGGaaagatatgaatttataaGAGCCAAGTACGTGGATAAGAGATACGTGATGAACACTTGCGCTGATGAACGAGATCTCCTTTCTGATTTGGAACACGCCGTTAATAATCGCGATCTGCAACAGCTTGTACAAGTCTATGCTGAAAATGTGGACTTAGCAGCACCCTTGCCTACCTCG GATCTGGGCGAGACGGCTTTACATTTAGCGATTCTACGCGAAATGGGAAACAGTTTGCACATTATAGATTTCCTAGTGCAGAATATGTCGACGGGTGGTATAGATAGGACTACGATCGACGGAGAAACAGCGTTACATCTTTGTGCACGACACGACAGAGCAGAGGCAATGAAGCTGTTACTACGGGCAGGCGCTGATCCAACACACCGAAATAAACAGGATAAAACTCCGCTTGATATTGCTCAGGAAATGGGACACCACACGTGTAAAGAACTG TTGAGTCATGCTCTACAAAGACAGAAAACATTGTTTGATAATGTTAACATCGATTGGAATCTTTCACACGACGAAGGATCTACTGATTTTTCTGACGATGAAACGATAATAGAAGACAGG AATGGTTGTTTAACACCTGAAAAGAAGTCTCGCAGTAGGCCGCCTTCTTATGTAGGCGGTGGTGGTAGTGGTGGTGGTACCGGATCGGGAGATTCACCAGTGACTTTACGTAGTCGAAGTAGCACTTGCGACAGCCTGCAAAGCGGTTCTTCCCCAAGTTCCTCCACAAACAGACAACAAATGcctccaccaccaccacctcaGTCGAGGAAACCCGTTGTTG TACCTGCTCCCATGGCTCCAGATATTTCGGTCAATATTCATGGATCACTGAAGAAGCGTGTAGCGCCGCCACCACCACCGGCCGGAAGTACAG GTACGGACAAAGTAAACAGTTCGACGCTTCAGAGGCCGAGGAATCCTCCACCTCCAGCCCCATCCGGTATCAGTTCGTCGAGATTAAGCAATGGACGTAGCAGCGAATCGTTAAGCTCTATGTGTTCGGATCATAGTTTGGGTAATCCCATTCCGCCTCCACGCAAG CGAAGGGACCGGGCCAGGCTAGAGAGCTACGCTGAGGAGCCTTCATCTTTGCTCCCAAATCTGAATATG CCAACTTCGTCGACCCTAAGCGGTCTGCGACGCTGTCGAGCCTTGTACGACTGCGAAGCGGACAACGAGGACGAATTGTCGTTCCGTGAAGGCGAGGTGATCATCGTGACGAACGAGCAAACTGACGACGACAACTGGATGGAAGGTGCCCTCGAAAGAGCGCCTGAAAGGAGGGGAATGTTCCCGATCAGTTTCGTGCACATGCTGCAAGATTAA
- the Asap gene encoding arfGAP domain of ASAP isoform X11 translates to MPGLIAVSEFVEETREDYNSPTTSTFVSRMPQCRQTITSLEETLDFDRDGLTKLKKAIKAIHNSGNAHVDNEVYLGRALERLGDAALKEQEPDIGAAFLKFAVVTKELSALMKTLMQNINNIVMFPLDSVLKGDLRGVKGDLKRPFEKAWKDYEAKYAKIEKEKKQHAKEAGLIRTEVTPAEIADEMEKERRLFQLQMCEYLIKVNEIKTKKGIELLQHLVEYYHAQTNYFQDGLKTIEHFGSYVADLSVKLQKIRQTQDEERRRLTELRNLLRSSGCDKELNVNANAGYSLHQLQGDKQHGVTRSGHLLKKSEGKMRRVWQKRRCAVQAEGYLDICHADENKPPTRVNLLTCQIKLVPDDKRGFDLISYNRTYHFQAEDEADQRAWMSVLVNCKERALLRAFDASGKAEAGTGNPSLVELQQAVIRCVMRLPGNDQCCDCSSQNDATWLSTNFGIIVCIECSGIHRDLGVHISRIQSLTLDNVGTAQLLLARHMTNQAFNEVMEATLHHNHKPTPTSTMEERYEFIRAKYVDKRYVMNTCADERDLLSDLEHAVNNRDLQQLVQVYAENVDLAAPLPTSDLGETALHLAILREMGNSLHIIDFLVQNMSTGGIDRTTIDGETALHLCARHDRAEAMKLLLRAGADPTHRNKQDKTPLDIAQEMGHHTCKELLSHALQRQKTLFDNVNIDWNLSHDEGSTDFSDDETIIEDRNGCLTPEKKSRSRPPSYVGGGGSGGGTGSGDSPVTLRSRSSTCDSLQSGSSPSSSTNRQQMPPPPPPQSRKPVVVPAPMAPDISVNIHGSLKKRVAPPPPPAGSTGGIPSSHYGTLPPSASLAASTHSRTTSEPILAGHSLHTLPHALNTLNNQHHKRSPSGDSTTGHGTDKVNSSTLQRPRNPPPPAPSGISSSRLSNGRSSESLSSMCSDHSLGNPIPPPRKPTSSTLSGLRRCRALYDCEADNEDELSFREGEVIIVTNEQTDDDNWMEGALERAPERRGMFPISFVHMLQD, encoded by the exons ACGCTGGACTTCGACAGAGATGGTCTGACGAAGCTGAAGAAAGCGATCAAAGCTATCCACAACTCTGGAAATG CTCACGTCGATAACGAGGTGTATCTTGGAAGGGCACTGGAAAGGCTCGGGGATGCAGCCTTGAAAGAACAGGAACCGGATATCGGTGCTGCTTTCTTGAAGTTCGCCGTCGTCACGAAGGAATTGAGCGCTCTCATGAAAACTCTG ATGCAGAACATCAACAACATCGTGATGTTTCCCCTGGACTCGGTGCTGAAGGGTGATCTGCGAGGCGTGAAAGGCGACTTGAAAAGGCCGTTCGAAAAGGCGTGGAAAGATTACGAGGCTAAATACGCGAAAAtcgagaaggaaaagaagcaGCACGCGAAAGAGGCTGGCCTCATTCGAACGGAAGTGACGCCGGCCGAGATCGCCGACGAgatggagaaagagagaagattGTTTCAATTGCAAATGTGCGAG TATCTTATAAAAGTGAACGAGATcaaaacgaagaaaggaatTGAACTGCTTCAGCATCTAGTCGAATATTATCATGCACAAACCAA TTACTTTCAAGACGGCCTAAAAACCATCGAACACTTTGGCTCGTACGTGGCGGACCTGAGTGTGAAATTGCAAAAGATCAGGCAGACGCAAGACGAGGAGAGAAGGCGGCTAACAGAACTGAGGAATCTGCTTAGAAGCTCAGGTTGCGACAAAGAG TTGAACGTAAACGCGAATGCAGGATATTCGCTTCACCAGCTGCAAGGAGATAAGCAACACGGCGTTACCAGGTCCGGTCATCTTCTGAAGAAAAGCGAAGGAAAAATGAGGAGAGTTTGGCAAAAGAGACGTTGCGCGGTTCAAGCCGAAGGCTATCTAGATATCTGTCACGCGGACGAGAATAAACCACCAACGAGAGTGAATTTATTAACCTGTCAAATCAAGCTAGTACCGGATGACAAACGGGGTTTCGATCTCATTAGTT ACAATAGGACGTATCATTTTCAAGCGGAAGACGAAGCAGACCAGAGAGCGTGGATGTCGGTTTTGGTAAACTGCAAGGAACGTGCCCTGCTTCGAGCGTTCGACGCCAGTGGCAAAGCAGAGGCTGGCACAGGAAATCCAAGTTTAGTCGAACTTCAACAGGCTGTAATACGATGTGTTATGAGGTTACCTGGAAACGATCAATGTTGCGACTGTTCGTCGCAAAAtg ATGCTACATGGCTCTCTACGAATTTTGGCATAATCGTATGCATAGAGTGTAGTGGAATTCACCGGGACTTAGGAGTGCACATATCCAGAATACAGTCCTTAACGTTAGACAATGTTGGCACTGCTCAGTTACTTCTTGCACGGCACATGACCAATCAGGCGTTTAACGAAGTGATGGAAGCTACATTGCATCATAATCACAAGCCAACGCCAACTTCAACGAT GGAGGaaagatatgaatttataaGAGCCAAGTACGTGGATAAGAGATACGTGATGAACACTTGCGCTGATGAACGAGATCTCCTTTCTGATTTGGAACACGCCGTTAATAATCGCGATCTGCAACAGCTTGTACAAGTCTATGCTGAAAATGTGGACTTAGCAGCACCCTTGCCTACCTCG GATCTGGGCGAGACGGCTTTACATTTAGCGATTCTACGCGAAATGGGAAACAGTTTGCACATTATAGATTTCCTAGTGCAGAATATGTCGACGGGTGGTATAGATAGGACTACGATCGACGGAGAAACAGCGTTACATCTTTGTGCACGACACGACAGAGCAGAGGCAATGAAGCTGTTACTACGGGCAGGCGCTGATCCAACACACCGAAATAAACAGGATAAAACTCCGCTTGATATTGCTCAGGAAATGGGACACCACACGTGTAAAGAACTG TTGAGTCATGCTCTACAAAGACAGAAAACATTGTTTGATAATGTTAACATCGATTGGAATCTTTCACACGACGAAGGATCTACTGATTTTTCTGACGATGAAACGATAATAGAAGACAGG AATGGTTGTTTAACACCTGAAAAGAAGTCTCGCAGTAGGCCGCCTTCTTATGTAGGCGGTGGTGGTAGTGGTGGTGGTACCGGATCGGGAGATTCACCAGTGACTTTACGTAGTCGAAGTAGCACTTGCGACAGCCTGCAAAGCGGTTCTTCCCCAAGTTCCTCCACAAACAGACAACAAATGcctccaccaccaccacctcaGTCGAGGAAACCCGTTGTTG TACCTGCTCCCATGGCTCCAGATATTTCGGTCAATATTCATGGATCACTGAAGAAGCGTGTAGCGCCGCCACCACCACCGGCCGGAAGTACAGGTGGTATACCTTCCTCTCATTACGGTACACTACCTCCGTCCGCGTCTTTAGCAGCGTCAACGCATAGCCGTACAACGAGCGAACCGATCTTAGCTGGGCATTCTTTACATACTCTACCACATGCGTTAAATACATTAAACAATCAGCATCATAAAAGATCGCCCAGTGGAGATTCTACAACGGGACACG GTACGGACAAAGTAAACAGTTCGACGCTTCAGAGGCCGAGGAATCCTCCACCTCCAGCCCCATCCGGTATCAGTTCGTCGAGATTAAGCAATGGACGTAGCAGCGAATCGTTAAGCTCTATGTGTTCGGATCATAGTTTGGGTAATCCCATTCCGCCTCCACGCAAG CCAACTTCGTCGACCCTAAGCGGTCTGCGACGCTGTCGAGCCTTGTACGACTGCGAAGCGGACAACGAGGACGAATTGTCGTTCCGTGAAGGCGAGGTGATCATCGTGACGAACGAGCAAACTGACGACGACAACTGGATGGAAGGTGCCCTCGAAAGAGCGCCTGAAAGGAGGGGAATGTTCCCGATCAGTTTCGTGCACATGCTGCAAGATTAA